The Desulfococcus multivorans DNA window GCCGCCGTCTGCATGCGGAACGGCGCCGCCCGAACCTGAACCCGGACTATCAGAAAACAAAGGAAGTGACAAGCCATGGATGTGAACCGCAACCGGATTCCCGCCCATATAGAGACGATCCACCTCATCGCCGTTTGCGGCACGGGCATGGGCGCGCTTGCCGGCATGCTCAAGGACCTGGGCTACCGGGTCACCGGATCGGATCAGGGAATCTACCCGCCCATGAGCGATTTTCTCGCCGGAAAGGGCATTCCGGCGGCCCCGGGGTTTTCAGGGGACCACCTGGCCCACCGCCCGGATCTCGTCGTGGTGGGCAATGCCGTCACCCGGGAAAACCCCGAGGCCCTGGCCCTGATGGAGATGGGGCTTTCGTACTGCTCCATGCCCCAGGCCGTCAACCATTTCGTCGTTCGAGACCGACAGGTCCTTATGGTCGTGGGAACCCACGGCAAGACCACCACGGCGTCGATCCTGGCCTGGATGCTCCATTGCGCGGGTCTGGACCCCTCCTTTTTCATCGGCGGGATTGTGCGGGATTTTCAGAGCAACTATCGTCTGGGCGGGGGCCCCTTCATCGTCATCGAGGGGGATGAATACGACACGGCCTTTTTCGACAAGGGCCCCAAATTTCTTCACTACGATCCCGCCGTCGCCGTTCTTACCGGCGTCGAGTTCGACCATGCGGACATCTACAAGGATCTTTCCGCCGTCAAGCAGGCCTTCGGTCGCCTGATTCACCGGATGAACCCCACCAGCACCCTGATCCCTTATGACGGCGACCCCAATGCCGCGGAGTTGGCCAGCGCATGCGGGTGCCGGGTCCTGCCGTACGGCCATCGGCCCGACTCCCCCTGGCGGCTTGGAGGCATCGAATCGGCCCCGCCGTGGACCCGCTTCGAGGTCCTCCGGGACGGCCGGCGCTTCGGCGCCTTCAACACCCGACTCATGGGCCGGCACAACCTCGAAAACATTCTCGCCTGCATGGCTGCCGGAGACGCCGTCGGCATCCCGAAGGCGGCCATGGCCGCGGCTCTCGAAAGCTTTCAGGGCCCGCGGCGACGCCAGGAGGTCCGGGGGGTGAAGCGGGGAGTCACCGTCATCGACGACTTCGCCCACCATCCCACGGCGGTACGGGAGACCCTCCGGGCCGTCCGCAGCTTCTATCCCGAAGGGCGACTCGTGGCCGTGTTCGAACCCCGGACCAACACGAGCATGCGCCGGGTGTTTCAGGCGGTCTACCCCCAGGTGTTCGAGGACGCCGATCAGGTCCTGATCCGGAAGCCCTCCCGCCTCGACAAGGTTCCGCCGGAGGAGCGCCTCTCCTCGGAAGCCCTGGTGGCGGATCTGAAACAGCGCGGCATGGACGCCCGCCATTTCGACGACACCGACGCCGTCATCCGGTTTCTGGTGGAAACCGCCGAATCCGGGGACACGATCCTGATCATGTCCAACGGCGGCTTCGACAACATTCATGAACGGCTGCTGGCGGCCCTGTAACGTCGCCGGCCGAAAGGACCCCCGTTTCATTGACAATCGGCATCACAATCGATAGAGTGATAATTCAACTGTCGACTTTCATGATGGCGACCGGAAAGCGGTTCCGGGAGGATACGGCCCGCGCCCCTTTCCTCCCGGAACCGGCCTGTGAAAGTCGACAGTTGAGGTGATAAAAAGTGATTATTTAACGCCTTCGGGAATCGCCGCACAAGCCGGCGGACCTCCCGAGGCCGTCGGCGTCGGCATCGAAACCCGTGCCGTTCAACCAGAGGAGTAGCGCATCCAGATGTGCCTTGCCATCCCCGCGAGGGTTATCGGGATCGACGGCGACACCGCCGTCGTCGACGTGGACGGAATTCGGCGGGAGTGCAGCCTGGTGTTGGCGGAAGACGCCGCGGTCGGCGCCTACGTGATCGTCCACGCCGGGTTCGCCCTCCACGTCATCGATGAGATCGTCGCCATGGAATCCCTCCGGCTGCTCCGGGAGGCGGGGGCCGCAATGGACGGGGAAGCTTTCGACGCTTCCGAACCGTCGAGTTGATGTCGGAGGCCCGCCATGGAGATGCTGAAAGACCCCGTGACCCTCTGGTTCCTCATCGGACTCTTCTGCGTCATCGTCGAATTTTTCGCGCCGGGGGTGATCATCGTCTTCTTCGGCGTCGGCGCCTGGGTGGTCGCCCTCCTCTGCCTCGGGGCGGATGTAGGCGCGCCGCTTCAGATCGCCGTCTTTGTCGTTGTCTCCATCGGCTCTCTCGTGCTGCTCCGCCGGAGATTCACCCCCCGCCCGGACAGCGGCCCGGACCTGACGGACGATTTCATCGGCCGGACCGCCGTCGTACTGGAGCCCCTTCGCCGGGGCCGGCCCGGCCGGGTGGTCTTCAAGGGCGCCGCATGGAAGGCTGAAACCGCGTCCGAGGAGCTGCTGGAAAAAGGCCGCTACGTCTCGATCGTCGGTCGGGACAGCATCCTGCTGTTTGTCGAACCCCTTCACGAGGAGGAGTACCGAAAGATATGAGCCTCTACACCCTGATCACCGCCGGCATCGCGGTTTTCGTCATCGTCGTCTTCTTCAAGACCATCCGCATCGTCCCCCAGAGAACGGCCTATATCGTCGAAAGACTGGGCAAATACAGCCGGACCCTCGAGGCCGGATTCCACATCCTGGTGCCGTTTATCGACCGCATCGCCTACCGCCGTTCCCTCAAGGAGGAGGCGGTGGACGTGCCCCAACAGGTCTGCATCACCAAGGACAACGTCTCCATCGGGGTGGACGGCATCCTCTACCTCCAGGTGGTGGACGCCCAGAAATCCTGTTACGGCATCGAGGATTACAAGTACGCCGTCATGCAGATGGCCCAGACCACCATGCGGAGCGTCTTCGGCACCTTCGATCTCGACGGCACCTTCGAGGCCAGGGAGGTCATCAACATGCGGGTGGTGGAATCGGTGGACGAGGCCAGCGACGCCTGGGGCGTCAAGGTGACACGCTATGAAATCAAGGATATCGAGCCGCCCCAGAGCATCATCGAGGCGATGGAGAAGCAGATGAAGGCCGAGCGGGACAAGCGGGCCGAGATCGCCGAATCCGAAGGAAAACGACAGGCGGAAATCAACCGCGCCGAGGGGCGCCGCCAGGCCATGATCGCGGAGTCCGAGGGGGAAAAGCAGAAGCGGATCAACGAGGCCGAGGGTCGGGCACAGGAGATCGAGCGGGTGGCCGAAGCCACGGCCCGGGGCATCGGGAAGATCGCCCAGGCCATCCAGCAGGCAGGGGGGCTTCAGGCGGTCAACCTCCGCATCGCCGAACAGTACATCCAGGAATTCGGAAATCTGGCCCGAACCAACAACACCATGATCATCCCCGCCACCCTTTCGGATGTCGGCGGCTTCATTGCCGCGGCCAAGGGAATCCTGGACGTCTTCGACACACCGGCTGCGGAGCCCGGGGCCGCAACAGCGACCCCGCCGGCGTCGCCGGTGACCCGCTGGGATCTTCCCAAACCCTGATCCATGGTATCCAGAACCCTCTACATCAGCGGCGTCGTCCAGGGGGTCGGGTTTCGTCCTTTCGTCTATCGGCTGGCCCGCCGACACGGCCTGAAGGGAGAGGTGGCCAACGCGTCGGCGGGGGTCCGCATCCGTCTTGAGGGAACGGTCGACGCCGTCACGGCTTTCTCCCGGGAGATCACGGCGTCGCTGCCCCCCCCGGCCGTCATTACCGAAGTCCGGGCCGTGGACACGGCGCCCATCGCCGTCGACAACGACGCAGCGCATCGGGATCTGTCAGGCATCGCCGACGGATTTCTCATTCATGACCGGGACATCTGCCAGAGAAGCGACGATGCCGTTGTCCGGCATATCGACGGCCGCAGCCGCTTTATCCGCCGTTCACGGGGATATGCCCCCGCGCCCATCTTTCTGCACCGATCCCTGCCGCCGATTCTGGCCTGCGGCGCCGAATTGAAGAACGCGGTCTGCCTCACCCGGAAACGATGCGCCTATTTGAGCCCGCACATCGGGGACGTGAGAAACCTCGAGACCTACCGGTTCCTGGACGCCGTCATCCGGCACCTCGAACACATCCTCGCCATCGCCCCCGAGATCATCGCCCACGACGCGCATCCCGACTACCTCAGTACCCGGTATGCCCGGATGCGATCTTCCGGAACGAAGATCCCCGTCCAGCACCATCACGCCCACGTCGCGGCGGCCATGGCGGAAAACGGACTGGAAGGCCCCGTCATCGGTCTCGCCTTCGACGGCACGGGTTTCGGCACCGACGGGGCCGTATGGGGCGGAGAGGTCTTGACGGCCGACTACCGATCGTTTGAGCGGGCCGCGCATCTGGCCTACACCCCCATGCCCGGGGGTGATGCCGCCGTTCGGGAGCCGTGGCGAATGGCCGTGGCCTATCTCCACGGGGCTTTCGGTGATGCCCTCCGGGAACTGGACCTTCCCATGCTCAGACGCCTCGACGCGGACCGGATCGATGCCGTTCTCGCCATGGTCAGGGGAGGATTCCAGGCCCCGCTCACCTCCAGCCTGGGGCGACTGTT harbors:
- the mpl gene encoding UDP-N-acetylmuramate:L-alanyl-gamma-D-glutamyl-meso-diaminopimelate ligase, which produces MDVNRNRIPAHIETIHLIAVCGTGMGALAGMLKDLGYRVTGSDQGIYPPMSDFLAGKGIPAAPGFSGDHLAHRPDLVVVGNAVTRENPEALALMEMGLSYCSMPQAVNHFVVRDRQVLMVVGTHGKTTTASILAWMLHCAGLDPSFFIGGIVRDFQSNYRLGGGPFIVIEGDEYDTAFFDKGPKFLHYDPAVAVLTGVEFDHADIYKDLSAVKQAFGRLIHRMNPTSTLIPYDGDPNAAELASACGCRVLPYGHRPDSPWRLGGIESAPPWTRFEVLRDGRRFGAFNTRLMGRHNLENILACMAAGDAVGIPKAAMAAALESFQGPRRRQEVRGVKRGVTVIDDFAHHPTAVRETLRAVRSFYPEGRLVAVFEPRTNTSMRRVFQAVYPQVFEDADQVLIRKPSRLDKVPPEERLSSEALVADLKQRGMDARHFDDTDAVIRFLVETAESGDTILIMSNGGFDNIHERLLAAL
- a CDS encoding HypC/HybG/HupF family hydrogenase formation chaperone — translated: MCLAIPARVIGIDGDTAVVDVDGIRRECSLVLAEDAAVGAYVIVHAGFALHVIDEIVAMESLRLLREAGAAMDGEAFDASEPSS
- a CDS encoding NfeD family protein, which codes for MEMLKDPVTLWFLIGLFCVIVEFFAPGVIIVFFGVGAWVVALLCLGADVGAPLQIAVFVVVSIGSLVLLRRRFTPRPDSGPDLTDDFIGRTAVVLEPLRRGRPGRVVFKGAAWKAETASEELLEKGRYVSIVGRDSILLFVEPLHEEEYRKI
- a CDS encoding SPFH domain-containing protein gives rise to the protein MSLYTLITAGIAVFVIVVFFKTIRIVPQRTAYIVERLGKYSRTLEAGFHILVPFIDRIAYRRSLKEEAVDVPQQVCITKDNVSIGVDGILYLQVVDAQKSCYGIEDYKYAVMQMAQTTMRSVFGTFDLDGTFEAREVINMRVVESVDEASDAWGVKVTRYEIKDIEPPQSIIEAMEKQMKAERDKRAEIAESEGKRQAEINRAEGRRQAMIAESEGEKQKRINEAEGRAQEIERVAEATARGIGKIAQAIQQAGGLQAVNLRIAEQYIQEFGNLARTNNTMIIPATLSDVGGFIAAAKGILDVFDTPAAEPGAATATPPASPVTRWDLPKP
- a CDS encoding acylphosphatase, giving the protein MVSRTLYISGVVQGVGFRPFVYRLARRHGLKGEVANASAGVRIRLEGTVDAVTAFSREITASLPPPAVITEVRAVDTAPIAVDNDAAHRDLSGIADGFLIHDRDICQRSDDAVVRHIDGRSRFIRRSRGYAPAPIFLHRSLPPILACGAELKNAVCLTRKRCAYLSPHIGDVRNLETYRFLDAVIRHLEHILAIAPEIIAHDAHPDYLSTRYARMRSSGTKIPVQHHHAHVAAAMAENGLEGPVIGLAFDGTGFGTDGAVWGGEVLTADYRSFERAAHLAYTPMPGGDAAVREPWRMAVAYLHGAFGDALRELDLPMLRRLDADRIDAVLAMVRGGFQAPLTSSLGRLFDGVAALLDIRYDVTFEGQAAMALEMSADPSETGCYPCERPAQNSREIPLFPIIEGVVRDRLSGLCVPVISRKFHNTLIRQFTTLCTDIRCNTGLDRVVLSGGAFQNVILLKGLIRALTGAGFSVFSHARVPTHDGGISLGQAMVAAATV